One genomic region from Epinephelus fuscoguttatus linkage group LG8, E.fuscoguttatus.final_Chr_v1 encodes:
- the LOC125893192 gene encoding uncharacterized protein LOC125893192, which yields MMAGAYRLALEPFNNSILTKVKETTPFNQVMTLKASNMLRLIQVVHRMAQKSCRRAFQLFCCPMDTMLCENGTCWPAQNHQAADDKTAQVALRNPPSTILIVNISNSTLIDCVIGNDTYPSAVAECQPLMQESGLHMHDQARCHCSRRQPGAGQTSPPPPPPPPPPLQSAEPPSIIIHQSSLNCVIIGDNNYMHADQTHSTETEEA from the exons ATGATGGCAGGCGCTTACCGTTTGGCTCTGGAGCCTTTTAATAACAGCATTTTAACAAAAGTGAAAGAGACAACACCCTTCAATcag GTGATGACTTTAAAAGCCTCCAACATGCTGAGACTCATCCAGGTGGTGCATAGGATGGCGCAGAAGAGCTGCAGAAGAGCCTTCCAGCTGTTTTGCTGCCCCATGGACACTATGCTGTGTGAGAATGGCACATGTTGGCCAG CTCAAAACCATCAAGCTGCAGACGATAAAACCGCACAAG TTGCACTCCGGAATCCACCGTCTACCATTCTGATTGTCAACATCAGCAACTCCACCTTGATCGACTGCGTCATCGGCAACGACACCTACCCATCTGCTGTGGCTGAATGTCAGCCTCTGATGCAGGAATCTGGGCTCCACATGCACG ATCAGGCAAGGTGCCACTGCAGCCGTAGACAGCCAGGAGCAGGACAgacgtctcctcctcctcctcctcctcctcctcctcctctgcaatcAGCTGAGCCTCCGAGCATCATCATCCACCAATCTAGTCTCAATTGTGTCATCATCGGAGACAACAACTATATGCACGCTGATCAGACCCACTCGACCGAAACAGAAGAGGCGTGA
- the iqcg gene encoding dynein regulatory complex protein 9: MSLSRIQSLRLAAVLEDCSDQLDILEHTLTVKIGRQRGTVEAQEKARLTKLRDDCQYVSQQVSKLHLELEEKQSVSSLQQLLEREEQKKTAENMRREAKRELERRKQTLKRQQEEIQQKTGKLKDMQRLAKELKDQLNESSEIANKKRVENKIELQLQQTQRETSRVEKLLEEELELLKNQLKEERRVHEESQKFLQKKHEELQQQLQQWQQRTKQMLQEKEQQLNNVCCKRTLTLDRLMEKRRQFMEMEQVVMEDREEQEKLRQQQAEARAATKLQAWWRGCMVRQGLGSFKKAEEDKKGKKKKEGKKKKKK; this comes from the exons ATGTCTTTATCCCGGATTCAGAGTCTGAGACTGGCAGCTGTACTGGAGGACTGTTCAGACCAGTTGGACATACTGGAACATACCCTGACAGTCAAGATCGGCAGGCAGCGAGGCACTGTAGAGGCACAG gaGAAGGCCAGGCTGACCAAGCTTAGGGACGACTG ccaGTATGTCTCGCAGCAGGTTTCCAAGCTGCATTTGGAGCTGGAGGAGAAGCAGAGTGTCAGCTCtctgcagcagttgttggagaGGGAGGAGCAGAAGAAGACGGCTGAGAACATGAGAAG AGAGGCAAAGAGAGAGCTGGAGCGAAGAAAACAAACTCTAAAGAGACAGCAAGAGGAGATCCAACAGAAAACTGGAAAACTGAAG GACATGCAACGGCTGGCCAAAGAGCTGAAGGATCAGCTCAATGAGTCATCAGAAATCGCCAACAAGAAGCGTGTGGAGAATAAAATTGAGCTGCAGCTCCAGCAGACACAAAGGGAGACCAGCCGGgttgaaaagctgctggaggaggagctTGAG CTGCTGAAAAATCagctgaaggaggagaggagagttcACGAGGAGTCACAGAAATTCCTGCAAAAGAAACACGAG gagttgcagcagcagctgcagcagtggcagcagcgcACAAAGCAGATGCTGCaagagaaggagcagcagcttaACAATGTGTGCTGCAAAAGAACACTGACTTTGGACAGACTGATGGAGAAGAGGAGACAG TTTATGGAGATGGAGCAGGTGGTGATGGAGGACAGGGAGGAGCAGGAGAAGTTGCGTCAACAGCAGGCAGAGGCCAGAGCTGCTACCAAG CTGCAGGCCTGGTGGAGGGGCTGCATGGTCCGCCAGGGCCTCGGTAGTTTTAAAAAAGCAGAGGAAGACAagaaagggaagaagaagaaggaaggaaagaaaaagaagaagaaatga